A window of Flavobacterium flavigenum contains these coding sequences:
- a CDS encoding efflux RND transporter periplasmic adaptor subunit encodes MKHKLIIGIAIVSLSIAGCKKEVENPQINTSFALSDNMLKTTTTAVAQTQPVTNELNFYGKITADNNKMIDVYPLVGGNVMKVNVELGDYVKKGQVLATIKSTDIADFEKQSLDAKSDLLVAKNNLKVAQELFDGKLNSESDVLQAKSEVNKAQSQLSKVQETYKIYNIKAGSIYEVTAPISGFVIQKSINQDMLLRSDRSENIFDIAEISEVWAMANINETDINKVKLGIDADVTTLSYPDKVFKGKVDKIFNVIDPETKAMQARVKLQNPGFLLKPDMNANIKLSFKEDKSMIAIPSDAIVFDKSKNFVMIFKDRHNIETRQVEVYRVVGKIAYISSGLKENEKVITNNQLFIYRALNE; translated from the coding sequence ATGAAACATAAACTAATTATCGGAATTGCAATTGTGAGTTTATCCATCGCAGGCTGTAAAAAAGAAGTAGAGAATCCGCAGATCAATACCTCTTTTGCTTTGAGCGATAACATGCTGAAAACGACAACAACGGCAGTTGCACAGACACAGCCTGTAACCAACGAATTGAACTTTTACGGAAAAATCACTGCCGACAACAATAAAATGATTGATGTTTACCCACTTGTAGGCGGAAACGTAATGAAGGTAAATGTTGAACTTGGAGATTATGTAAAAAAAGGTCAGGTTTTGGCAACCATAAAAAGTACTGATATTGCTGATTTCGAAAAACAATCCCTTGATGCTAAAAGTGATTTGCTTGTAGCCAAAAACAACCTGAAAGTTGCCCAGGAATTATTTGACGGAAAATTAAACTCTGAAAGCGATGTGCTTCAGGCAAAATCAGAAGTAAATAAAGCACAGTCACAGTTAAGCAAAGTTCAGGAAACGTACAAAATTTACAACATTAAAGCAGGTTCTATTTACGAAGTAACAGCACCAATCAGCGGATTTGTCATTCAAAAAAGCATCAATCAGGATATGCTTTTGCGAAGCGACCGCTCAGAAAATATTTTTGACATTGCCGAAATAAGCGAAGTATGGGCAATGGCAAACATTAACGAGACGGACATCAATAAAGTAAAATTAGGAATCGATGCAGATGTTACGACTTTGAGTTATCCGGATAAAGTTTTTAAAGGAAAAGTAGATAAAATTTTCAACGTAATTGATCCGGAAACAAAAGCAATGCAGGCAAGGGTTAAACTACAAAATCCTGGATTTTTACTGAAACCGGATATGAATGCCAACATCAAACTGTCTTTTAAAGAAGACAAATCGATGATTGCAATTCCGAGTGATGCTATTGTTTTCGATAAAAGTAAAAATTTCGTCATGATTTTTAAAGACCGTCACAATATCGAAACCAGACAAGTTGAGGTTTACAGAGTGGTTGGAAAAATTGCCTATATCTCAAGCGGTTTAAAAGAAAATGAAAAAGTCATTACCAACAATCAGTTATTTATTTACCGTGCTTTAAACGAATAA
- a CDS encoding efflux RND transporter permease subunit — protein MNKFIRNIIAFSLKNKAFTFFWVGLLAVAGFISFKNMPIDAFPDVTNTQIIIITQWNGKSAEEVERFVTSPIEISMNSVQKKTSVRSITMFGLSVIKIIFDDGVDDTFARFQVNNLLKNVTLPDDVEPDVQPPYGPTGEIFRYIVKSDSRDSRELLTYQNWVIDKQLRSVPGVADLNVFGGQTKTYEVGVDPVKLAKYNITPLQVYNAVDAGNLNVGGDIIEKNGQAFVVRGVGLLKSRKDIENIIVDQAGGNPILVKNVASVYESSMPRVGQTGIGKNDDAVEGIVVMRKGENAQETLALIKDKIKDLNENVLPKDIKIETFYDRDNLMNFTTETVMHNLFEGIILVTCVVFLFMADWRTTFTVSIVIPLSLLFAFLCLKMMGMSANLLSLGAVDFGIIIDGAVVMVEGLFVVLDHRAHQLGMTAYNKIAKGSLIKKTGTEMGKAIFFSKLIIITALLPIFSFQKVEGKMFSPLAFTLGFALMGALLFTLTLVPVLSHILLNKNVKEKNNPFVNFWDRIVGKGFAWTFKHKVKSLVISISIIAVTFFSASFLGTEFLPQLNEGALWVTAELPMSTSLPESVQTAAVIRKDLETFPEVKKVLSQTGRSNDGTDPNGFGFIQLQVDLKPKSEWTRKINMDELINEMDQKLKVHQGITYNYSQPVIDNVAESVAGFKASNAVKIYGDDLDKLDELSNEVLAKIKNIPGIKDVGILRNVGQPEISVILDREKMAAYGVTLGDAQAVLELAFGGKTATQKYEDEKKFDVRVRFSKEYRKDEEDLAELKVPTISGAKIPLKEICDIKTVTGPAFIYRDNTKRFIGVKFSVRDRDLGSTIAEAQEKVAQVKMPAGYTTGWTGEFENQVRASARLAQVVPISLIGIFVLLFILFGNIKDSLLVLANVPFAVIGGIIALHLTGMNFGISAGVGFIALLGICIQNGVILISEFHHNLKAKFSLEESIFMGVKARTRAVVMTALMASIGLLPAAISTGIGSESQKPLAIVIIGGLITATVLTLLVFPILFWIFNRKKHAPIE, from the coding sequence ATGAACAAATTCATACGAAATATTATTGCTTTTTCGCTCAAGAACAAAGCATTCACCTTTTTTTGGGTGGGATTACTGGCGGTTGCAGGATTTATTTCCTTCAAAAATATGCCCATTGACGCTTTTCCGGATGTAACAAATACCCAGATTATCATCATTACACAATGGAACGGAAAAAGTGCTGAAGAAGTAGAACGTTTTGTGACTTCTCCTATCGAAATTTCCATGAACTCGGTTCAGAAAAAGACAAGTGTGCGAAGTATTACCATGTTTGGATTATCAGTTATTAAAATCATTTTTGATGATGGGGTAGATGATACGTTTGCGCGTTTTCAGGTGAATAATTTGCTAAAAAATGTGACACTGCCGGATGATGTAGAACCCGATGTACAGCCGCCTTACGGTCCAACTGGTGAAATATTTCGGTATATTGTAAAGAGCGACAGTCGTGACAGCCGTGAATTATTAACGTATCAAAACTGGGTGATTGACAAACAGCTTCGTTCTGTTCCTGGTGTGGCCGATTTGAATGTTTTTGGAGGTCAGACTAAAACATACGAAGTTGGTGTTGATCCCGTTAAATTAGCGAAATACAACATTACACCGCTTCAGGTTTACAATGCTGTTGATGCAGGGAATTTAAATGTTGGCGGTGATATCATTGAAAAAAACGGACAGGCATTTGTAGTTCGTGGGGTTGGTCTTTTAAAATCCCGAAAAGACATTGAAAACATTATTGTTGATCAGGCTGGAGGAAACCCTATTTTGGTTAAAAACGTAGCTTCTGTTTACGAAAGCTCCATGCCAAGAGTGGGACAAACGGGTATTGGTAAGAATGATGATGCGGTTGAAGGAATTGTCGTGATGCGTAAAGGCGAAAATGCACAGGAAACTTTAGCGTTAATCAAAGATAAAATCAAAGATTTAAATGAAAATGTACTGCCGAAAGACATTAAAATAGAAACTTTTTATGATCGTGATAACCTGATGAATTTCACGACAGAAACCGTAATGCACAATTTATTCGAAGGAATTATTCTGGTTACCTGCGTTGTATTTCTTTTCATGGCCGACTGGAGGACTACTTTTACGGTTTCTATTGTGATTCCACTTTCGTTATTATTCGCATTTTTATGCCTGAAAATGATGGGAATGAGTGCCAATTTGCTGAGTCTGGGTGCTGTCGATTTCGGGATTATAATTGATGGAGCGGTGGTGATGGTCGAAGGATTGTTTGTGGTTTTGGATCACCGCGCACATCAACTTGGAATGACGGCTTACAATAAAATTGCAAAAGGAAGCCTGATTAAGAAAACCGGAACAGAAATGGGTAAAGCCATCTTCTTTTCTAAGTTAATTATCATTACTGCATTACTACCGATATTTTCTTTTCAGAAAGTAGAAGGAAAAATGTTCTCGCCTTTGGCTTTTACGTTAGGTTTCGCCTTAATGGGAGCTTTGCTTTTTACTTTGACACTGGTACCGGTTTTGTCACACATTCTTTTAAATAAAAATGTAAAAGAAAAGAACAACCCGTTCGTTAATTTTTGGGACCGAATTGTAGGGAAAGGTTTTGCCTGGACCTTTAAACACAAAGTAAAATCATTAGTTATTTCAATTTCGATTATTGCTGTAACTTTCTTTTCTGCGTCATTTTTAGGAACCGAATTTTTACCTCAGTTGAACGAAGGCGCATTGTGGGTAACAGCAGAACTGCCAATGAGTACCTCGCTTCCTGAAAGTGTACAGACAGCGGCAGTCATCAGAAAAGATCTGGAAACTTTTCCCGAAGTAAAGAAAGTGCTTTCGCAAACCGGCCGAAGCAACGATGGGACAGACCCGAACGGTTTTGGATTTATTCAGCTTCAGGTAGATTTGAAACCAAAATCAGAATGGACACGCAAAATCAATATGGATGAGCTGATCAACGAAATGGATCAAAAACTAAAAGTACATCAGGGAATTACCTATAATTATTCACAACCGGTTATCGACAACGTAGCCGAATCTGTAGCGGGTTTCAAAGCTTCAAATGCTGTGAAAATTTATGGAGATGATCTGGATAAACTTGACGAATTATCAAATGAGGTTTTAGCGAAAATCAAAAATATTCCGGGTATAAAAGACGTCGGAATTCTGAGAAATGTTGGCCAGCCAGAAATCAGTGTGATTTTGGACAGAGAAAAAATGGCTGCTTACGGAGTAACTTTAGGTGACGCTCAGGCGGTTTTAGAACTGGCATTTGGAGGGAAAACAGCTACTCAAAAGTATGAAGACGAAAAGAAATTTGATGTAAGGGTTCGTTTTTCTAAAGAATACAGAAAAGACGAAGAAGATTTGGCCGAATTAAAAGTGCCAACAATCAGCGGAGCTAAAATTCCGTTGAAAGAAATCTGTGATATTAAAACCGTTACCGGACCTGCTTTCATTTACAGAGACAATACCAAACGATTCATTGGGGTTAAATTCTCTGTTCGTGACCGTGATTTAGGAAGTACCATTGCGGAAGCGCAGGAAAAAGTAGCTCAGGTAAAAATGCCTGCAGGCTATACCACAGGCTGGACAGGTGAGTTTGAAAATCAGGTTCGTGCCAGTGCGCGTCTGGCCCAGGTGGTACCTATCAGTTTAATAGGGATTTTTGTCCTGTTATTTATCTTATTCGGAAATATTAAAGATTCACTGCTTGTTTTGGCCAATGTACCGTTTGCTGTTATTGGTGGAATCATCGCATTACATTTAACCGGAATGAATTTCGGAATATCAGCAGGGGTTGGTTTTATTGCCTTACTGGGAATCTGTATTCAAAACGGAGTTATCCTGATATCTGAATTTCATCATAATCTAAAGGCTAAGTTTTCACTCGAAGAATCTATTTTTATGGGTGTAAAAGCCAGAACCAGGGCCGTAGTGATGACTGCATTGATGGCTTCTATAGGTCTGTTACCTGCCGCCATTTCTACGGGAATCGGTTCTGAATCACAAAAACCTTTAGCGATAGTAATTATTGGAGGGTTAATTACCGCAACAGTCTTGACATTATTGGTTTTTCCAATTCTGTTCTGGATATTCAACCGTAAAAAGCATGCTCCAATTGAGTAA
- a CDS encoding ankyrin repeat domain-containing protein: MKKSIVYLGVALVAFTNVSLAADFKSFNGEKKIITSPYDASPLNVAILKGDLQIVLKFIEYGADVNQISEDMTPLMTAARYNKVEIVKILLAQGAKPGIKNEKGFTALKYAQLSNATEVAAILSSLK; the protein is encoded by the coding sequence ATGAAAAAATCAATCGTTTATTTAGGAGTAGCTTTAGTAGCTTTTACAAATGTTTCTTTAGCTGCAGATTTTAAATCTTTTAATGGAGAGAAAAAAATTATAACTTCTCCTTACGATGCTTCACCGCTAAATGTGGCAATTTTAAAAGGAGACCTTCAAATCGTTTTGAAATTTATTGAATACGGAGCTGATGTAAATCAAATATCAGAAGACATGACTCCTTTAATGACAGCTGCACGTTACAACAAAGTTGAGATAGTTAAAATCTTATTAGCACAGGGAGCAAAACCAGGTATTAAAAATGAAAAAGGATTTACAGCTTTGAAATATGCACAATTATCTAATGCTACAGAAGTAGCTGCTATTTTGTCAAGTTTGAAGTAA
- a CDS encoding nuclear transport factor 2 family protein → MKKIILTLTVLMLILCLNSCNSQKNYDYAVTKNYKPDDPELYKKIIIMDSIFFGLYNSCDKNLEKYGDFYLEDIEFYHDKGGLMTSKKDIIEGTQKNVCGKVTRELVKGSVEVYPIKDYGALEIGLHEFHNNTEPANTESKAGRFMIFWKNVNNDWKIARVVSLH, encoded by the coding sequence ATGAAAAAAATAATACTCACCTTAACTGTTTTGATGTTGATACTTTGCCTGAACAGTTGTAATTCTCAAAAGAATTATGATTATGCTGTAACCAAAAATTATAAACCGGACGATCCGGAACTCTATAAAAAGATTATAATTATGGACAGTATTTTCTTTGGACTTTATAATTCCTGCGATAAGAATCTTGAGAAATATGGGGATTTTTATTTAGAGGATATTGAATTTTATCATGACAAAGGTGGACTGATGACTTCTAAAAAAGATATTATAGAAGGTACTCAGAAAAATGTTTGTGGGAAAGTTACCCGTGAATTAGTAAAAGGAAGCGTTGAGGTGTATCCAATAAAAGATTATGGAGCTTTGGAAATTGGCCTGCATGAATTTCATAACAATACTGAACCAGCAAATACAGAATCAAAGGCCGGAAGATTTATGATCTTTTGGAAAAATGTAAACAATGACTGGAAAATAGCAAGAGTAGTAAGTTTACACTAA